One window of Vanessa atalanta chromosome 9, ilVanAtal1.2, whole genome shotgun sequence genomic DNA carries:
- the LOC125066309 gene encoding stress-induced-phosphoprotein 1, giving the protein MEQVNQLKEKGNAALASENYDEAINYYTSAIELDPNNHVLYSNRSAAYAKAKKYSAALEDADKTVSLNPSWSKGYSRKGSALAYLWRFDESIEAYEKGLELNPGNEQLLAGLENVKTQAEEAKIRSDALFEKLKTDPQTREWLKDPEYVKMVKRVNPNDLSTLDPYLSDMRLLQTISVMLSLDIGTPMDVDPPAPTPKPAPQPEKEEPPKPKYEDLPPHRVSALQEKDLGNEYYKKKDFENALVHYNKAIEHDSTDITFYTNIAAVFFEQKEYEKCIKECEKAIEIGRENRADFKLIAKAFTRIGNAYKKMEQWKLAKTYYEKSMSEHRTPEIKTLLSEVEKRIIEEEKKAYVDPVKAEQEKELGNDYFKKGDYSTAMKHYTEAIKRNPDDPKLYSNRAACYTKLAAFDLGLKDCERCCKLDPKFIKGWIRKGKILQGMQQQAKALNAYQKALELDPSNAEALEGYRACSTQLNSNPEEVRKRAMADPEVQAILRDPAMRCILEQMQQDPHALQDHLKNPDIAAKIQKLLESGLIAIH; this is encoded by the exons ATGGAGCAG GTAAATCAATTAAAAGAGAAGGGTAACGCGGCTTTGGCGTCCGAGAATTATGACGaagcaattaattattacactaGTGCAATAGAATTAGATCCAAATAACCACGTTTTGTATAGTAATCGGTCAGCAGCATACGCTAAGGCTAAGAAGTATTCGGCAGCACTAGAAGACGCTGACAAAACCGTGTCATTGAACCCTTCTTGGAGCAAAGGTTACTCTCGAAAAGGTAGTGCATTAGCATACCTGTGGAGATTCGATGAATCAATCGAAGCGTATGAAAAGGGCTTAGAACTTAACCCTGGAAACGAACAGTTGCTCGCGGGGTTGGAAAACGTGAAAACGCAAGCTGAGGAAGCTAAAATAAGATCAGATGCTTTATTTGAGAAGTTGAAAACAGACCCTCAAACAAGAGAATGGCTGAAGGATCCAGAATATGTTAAAATGGTCAAG AGAGTAAATCCGAATGATCTGTCAACTTTAGATCCTTACCTGTCAGACATGCGTCTGCTGCAGACGATATCGGTCATGCTAAGTCTAGATATTGGCACACCAATGGACGTCGATCCACCTGCGCCGACCCCTAAACCTGCTCCCCAACCCGAAAAGGAGGAGCCCCCCAAACCGAAGTATGAAGATCTTCCACCACACCGCGTATCTGCCTTACAAGAAAAAGACTTAggtaatgaatattataagaaGAAGGACTTTGAGAACGCGCTAGTTCACTACAACAAGGCCATCGAACACGACTCGACGGACATCACGTTTTACACGAACATAGCGGCTGTATTCTTCGAACAAAAAGAATATGAGAAGTGTATTAAGGAATGTGAGAAAGCAATCGAAATTGGTAGAGAGAACAGAGCCGACTTCAAGCTGATCGCGAAGGCTTTCACTAGAATCG GTAACGCCTACAAAAAGATGGAACAATGGAAGTTAGCGAAGACATATTACGAGAAGTCGATGTCGGAGCACCGCACGCCCGAGATCAAGACCCTCCTCAGCGAAGTAGAAAAGAGAATTATCGAGGAGGAGAAGAAGGCGTACGTTGATCCAGTTAAAGCGGAGCAGGAAAAGGAACTGGGCAATGACTACTTTAAAAAGG GTGATTACAGTACAGCGATGAAGCATTACACAGAAGCGATTAAGCGTAACCCGGACGACCCTAAGCTGTACTCCAATCGTGCCGCTTGCTATACCAAGCTGGCTGCCTTCGATCTAGGTCTCAAAGACTGCGAGCGATGTTGTAAACTAGACCCTAAGTTTATTAAAGGCTGGATCCGAAAGGGAAAGATTCTTCAA GGTATGCAACAGCAAGCGAAAGCCTTAAATGCCTATCAAAAAGCGCTTGAGTTGGATCCCAGCAATGCAGAAGCACTTGAAGGCTACCGGGCCTGCTCCACACAGCTCAACTCAAACCCTGAGGag GTCCGCAAGCGCGCCATGGCCGACCCGGAGGTGCAGGCCATCCTGCGCGACCCCGCCATGCGCTGCATCCTGGAGCAGATGCAGCAGGACCCGCACGCGCTGCAGGACCACCTCAAGAACCCCGACATCGCGGCCAAGATCCAGAAGCTGCTCGAGTCGGGCCTCATAGCCATTCACTAG